From Natator depressus isolate rNatDep1 chromosome 7, rNatDep2.hap1, whole genome shotgun sequence, the proteins below share one genomic window:
- the LOC141991364 gene encoding uncharacterized protein LOC141991364, whose protein sequence is MSGQRAEPAALVRGRGGTMQQEGEKSRVRPRKPDMALYVPKARREMAAQGAGPASGAWTMGSRREEEENRRVLQKEGAKGSCKRQSPSAGAREPVAREGRRSEGKTRKRVPLGDRKWGSAPGQSQGASAEGWDQRHTRHQNHLAPEEQPCVRLETNLHSEQPSPQEPCLDQAPARPGGSEEQVPSKPGLRALSPRCWDSRTGTGPCSHLLVETSSPLLVPPRGGEEQAQEQRHGGPLARLGTSSPPRNESSDEISEQAVGSTSGASECAGKSIPAPSGESAGSACELRGEGAADPSRESAGSACELTGEGAADPSGESAGSVCELRGEGAADPSRESAGSACELRGEGAADPSGEGATDPSQESAGSACELRGEDAAEQSQESAGSVCELTGEGAAEQSRESAGSACELRGEGAADQSAEGAGSASERGERRKRVRAYRGGCHRFKRGERRKRVRAQRGGCRRSERGERRKRVRAQRGGCRRSERGGRRKRVRAYRGGCRRSAVWEGRQRV, encoded by the exons GTAGAGGTGGCACCATGCagcaggagggggagaagagcCGGGTCCGGCCCAGGAAGCCTGACATGGCCCTCTACGTGCCCAAGGCGCGACGGGAGATGGCAGCCCAAGGAGCAGGCCCTGCCAGTGGTGCGTGGACCATGGGGAGccggagggaggaggaggaaaaccgCCGCGTGCTGCAGAAGGAGGGCGCCAAAGGCAGCTGCAAGAGGCAGAGCCCCAGCGCTGGAGCCCGCGAGCCTGTGGCCAGAGAGGGGAGGAGGTCGGAGGGGAAAACAAGGAAGCGCGTACCCCTGGGGGACAGGAAATGGGGCAGCGCCCCAGGGCAGTCCCAAGGAGCCTCTGCTGAGGGCTGGGATCAGCGTCACACACGCCACCAAAACCATCTGGccccagaggagcagccgtgtgtGCGGCTGGAAACAAACCTCCACAGTGAACAGCCCAGCCCTCAGGAGCCCTGCCTGGATCAGGCGCCTGCTCGGCCAGGGGGCAGTGAGGAGCAGGTGCCCAGCAAGCCAGGGCTCAGAGCGCTAAGCCCAAGGTGCTGGGATTCAAGGACAGGTACTGGACCTTGTTCCCATCTGTTGGTGGAAACATCTAGTCCCCTGCTTGTGCCACCACGTGGCGGGGAGGAGCAGGCACAGGAGCAGAGGCATGGGGGCCCGCTGGCCCGGCTAGGCACTTCCTCTCCGCCTAGGAATGAGAGCAGTGATGAAATATCAGagcaggcagtggggagcacaagtGGCGCATCTGAATGTGCAGGCAAGAGCATCCCAGCTCCGAGCGGGGAGAGCGCAGGAAGCGCATGCGAGCTCAGAGGGGAGGGTGCCGCAGATCCAAGCCGGGAGAGTGCAGGAAGCGCATGCGAGCTTACAGGGGAGGGTGCCGCAGATCCGAGCGGGGAGAGCGCAGGAAGCGTGTGCGAGCTCAGAGGGGAGGGTGCCGCAGATCCGAGCAGGGAGAGCGCAGGAAGCGCGTGCGAGCTCAGAGGGGAGGGTGCCGCAGATCCGAGCGGGGAGGGTGCCACAGATCCAAGCCAGGAGAGTGCAGGAAGCGCCTGCGAGCTCAGAGGGGAGGATGCCGCAGAACAAAGCCAGGAGAGTGCAGGAAGCGTGTGCGAGCTTACAGGGGAGGGTGCCGCAGAACAAAGCCGGGAGAGTGCAGGAAGCGCGTGCGAGCTCAGAGGGGAGGGTGCCGCAGATCAGAGTGCGGAGGGCGCAGGAAGCGC ATCCGAGCGGGGAGAGCGCAGGAAGCGCGTGCGAGCTTACAGGGGAGGGTGCCACAGATTCAAGCGGGGAGAGCGCAGGAAGCGCGTGCGAGCTCAGAGGGGAGGGTGCCGCAGATCCGAGCGGGGAGAGCGCAGGAAGCGCGTGCGAGCTCAGAGGGGAGGGTGCCGCAGATCCGAGCGGGGAGGGCGCAGGAAGCGCGTGCGAGCTTACAGGGGAGGCTGCCGCAGATCAGCCGTGTGGGAGGGCAGGCAGCGTGTCTGA